The following DNA comes from Mya arenaria isolate MELC-2E11 chromosome 11, ASM2691426v1.
CCATCTACAAGGTTTTAAAGAGTCATCCTCTCTGTTAaagacttttttattttgtgacatCAAATGCCAATCTGCCCTTGCTGTAGTACATACTGTTTTTCATCCATACAGAGACGGGCAAGCTGCTCGTATTCTGTGGCTCTCAGTGTGTCCATGTTTATTTCCTCCGTACTCGCCTGGCCACTCGCCTCATCTGCAAGGGAGACAACTGGTTAGCAAATCTCACAAATTGGACATTTTGTTTCACCCCTTGTTTTCTATGCTTGGATAAGATGTTATTATGAAcataagatattaaaaaaaaaaaaaaaaaacatttcccagtaaaaacagtattgcttttttgaataaaattgctCATAATAAAAGCtgtcaaatcttaaaaatctgataaaaaaacactaacCATTATGTGGACTATATGTACAATCAAGCTTTAAAGCATTATGGcaacttttaaatgaaatttgcatGTAGcattactgatatattttttaccaatatgACGCTGCAACTCTGAGTCATCAATGAGGACGCTCTCATAGTACAGTTTCTCTGCCTGAATGAAGCTGATAGCTTTCTCATATTCATCCCTGCTGAAGTAGATGTCACCAATGTTTCTGAGACACTGGGGAAGCAGGGCGAAGCGTGAGTTTTCCTTGAGCCCTACCAGACACTTAAGGTAACACTTAAGGGCCTCTGTCCTGTTCCCATCCTTGTCATACTGCAGGCCCTCCTGGAACAGTTTGGTTCTCTGCTCTTCATCCTCTGGTGGGTCCCCATTTACTTGGTCTGGGTAgaacaatgaaaacacattattcacaTACATAAAGTTGCCATAGGAAAGTCTATGGCTTTCTAGCACTAGTAAACTGTGTAAACAAGCACTTCCTAGGATATCCATTATAGCATTTGAGGTTTATATCTAGTAACTCCAATTTTAACACCAAAACTAGATTTTACATTGATGTTCACAATGTAATGTTGTATATTTCGAATCAGTGATTGACTGTAGATGTATTTAAttcagtatttaaataaaaccacATCCTTAACCACCAGGTGATAATATCTTCCATTACTGCAGACAGGAAGAAGCCAATTTGCCTTGTGGCAGTCATTATTGACTATTGTTGTCAGTGGCTGATATTAATGTACATTAGATTTATTCACACTTCTTAACAGCTACTTACACTTCAGGGTGTCAGAGATAATTTAAttagttgtaaaataaaattatttttaaacctatattttcattttgactaaaatcaaaagtttcaaaaaataacaagtACATTCATCCTAATTACCTTTATCCTCTTCCTCCTGACTTTTGTCCTCCTCATCCTGCACATTTTGATCACTTTCAATTGCATCTGCTTTTTCTCCATCTGCTCCTTTGTCTAATCCGGCAACTGTATCAGATTTAGCTGGCTGATCTTTTTCATCAACATCCCTGTTTTTCTCTGTGTCATTAGTACAGGCCTTTGAGGGCGTCTGTATGTCATCAATGTCCTTTACTGTCTCACTAAACTCCTCCCTTGCCTCAGCCCCAGCTACCTGCCTCTCATCACCTTGCACAACACGTTCCTCTATCTTTACACTTACATTTTCCATTTCTAAACAGAgaattaaagaaacatttgcctcagtggtaaatattattacaaatcCGAAGCCCTGCAATGATATAATGCTTTTTTGGCATCCTTAAATTCGTCTTTTTATATACGAGGGCTTGTTGGAAAGTTTGGAAGAATTTGGGGGGTATCATTCAAAACAAGTCAAATGTTGAAGACTCTTATGCATGAATGAACtaacagtggtcgaaattaacacaagcccacaagccctgcactggtaaaatgtctctcgggcttgctcaaattctgaattttatatagcagggcttgttaaaaaaattgatgccaagcaataatataagaattcgggcttgttcatcaaaAAGTCTAATTACAATGACTGAACTAACCAGACCATACAAGCAGAGGTTggttgtcattttttttaagaaatgataaagtaaaacataatttaggaattttattttcacatctTGGAAAGAAGTtggtttcaaaattttaatgtATGGATAAGGCTTAATTAAGGAAACACATTGGttataataaagaaaatcaGTGCAACGagaaattatgttttgtactgtaaaaattaaaaataagctTTAGGGCCCTTTTTTATGTCTCGGGGCAGGGGTCAATCTGTGCTtgctttaaatattgtgttaattaAAATGACAGCAGATACTGTATTTGATTTAATCACTGAAAAGAGCATTGATTTAATATAGTCAACTTAACTTCTCAATCTGATACATTTTTCTGATCTAAAATGTTTCTGTCCCATACTCTACACCAAACAAGTGCTATGACAGGCATGGTCTGTGGtgctatgttattttttattgtatatacatataaaatggacaagacaagaaaacatactttaaaaaatCCAATCCTACCAACATAACATGAAAAGCTGATTATTACACTTCATAATCACAACACTTTATGTACAATGAGATCTTTCGATAATATTGGTGTCCTGTTTGTTGGCAACCGAccaatttttatcaaaacaatcaccAATTTAGGAAAACTATAGAACTAAAATTATATAAGCCTATATTTTGTTAGAACAGTAAACCAATAATATCTTAAACATTAAAGACACTTTCTAATGGACATATAACCTTAGACCAAcctcaaaaaaaaatattttaacttttagaACTAGGTCAGTCGTCTCGGGCGGCCATGACAGTGGTTAAAACTATACCCGATAGCTCTGCTTTTAGTGAAAACGGAATAAAACAGTCGGTAATACTGTGTCAGCACACGAACAGACTTAAGACAATTTTTACAACGACGAACCCAAGTACTGGTACCCTACGttactttttggtaaaaatctgaTTTGGATAAAAGAGAATTCGGTTCCAGTCTAGATCCCAGCGGGATCGAGCTAAGAATACCATCGGATCTAGTCACAATGGTGCTTTCTAAAGGAAACGTGTGTAACATTTTGCagattacaaacaaatgattCAGTTTATAAGTATTtggttttttaataaaatgtgcCGCCTTCATAGAACTTTATGCTTACAACCGACAAAAAGTCCTAAAATAAATTACCGTGATGATAAACTGCACGTTCGGACATATactaataatttataaaaatgtttattttttatttttttatatctatcTAATTTTCTTCCATACATATTTCTGTTTAGGATTGTCACTTGTGCGTCATTTTCTCGACGATTTATGTCTATAGGTTCACTCATGTTTCCATTGCAATCATGGATTTCGTCCCGATATATTTCGACTGAATTCATAGACTACTGTATGTCAGTGTTTAAATagattaaaatacaaaaatgaatcatcaatttttctttattaaatccATACAAATTCCGTGTTAGGAAAACAACTAACATTACAAGCTAGTTGTAATATGGATACGTCAATGCTGCACGTAATTTTAATAATGGACCATTTCGTAATGACGTCATGTGCGTTACGTCAAATGTAatattcaaaatgcgcaatacatggtCTCCCTTGTAAACACGTTCTTACGCAATATTAGTGATATCACCATGCAGTTTCTAGTATTACTtcctaaaatatcattttttgaatacccaatttattaataaatgcaaatgtatgTCAGAGGGCCCTAAATCGCGCGATGCGGTTCAAAAGATGCTGTTTGGAACTTACACATTTTATGTTCATACCAAAACCGTACGTTATAAACGAAACACCGACGATCAGCTACCTTGATTTTTGGCCAAAATTGGCATTCAATATACCACggcgggtaatcattggagccataacattttgttatgtgttgaaaatgctccaacgcgtcttccgttataatgccaatgagtggaatatggatgtaaacggccatgagttgttctaaaaggtaaaagttctgaataaaatttaatatctgatgataaatcgtctagaacttgcataactttttagacgttagtgttgacaacgtaaacatctggattttcgtgagaattgttcaCATACCTTAATAggtttacgaattttctttacatgtgtgtggcttttttactgacaaaaggttgccgcgttacaaattttagaactttatttgttatacttgctgcactatgctcgattttctgaacgttgtggtgaCAATGAATAAGTTGTGGTCCTTATAAAtagtaatttagtaggaaacgaattgtgaaaaactgaagcaatttcataacatgaaaattaacaattaactgaattaatatcagtttcgatctttttaaagtatgacctACTACCACTATATTTAATACGTGGTGAGTAAAAGGTTTATGAGCTgaaaatgtagacacagtcAATTTTCCCCTTGCAGCGGCTCGCAATTACatcaaacaataataataaacatttaatgtcaaattttgagtttaaaaatgtgtgtattttaataaataaaacctGATTGTTAGTTTCACCAGATTCAGTAGTTGGTGGTGTTTTACTTATGGGATTCTAAATACTGAAATCAACGAGCTATGTTACGGCTCGATCAAGCCCCATACTAGACTGGTACCCTCAttctttttttctctcaaaaaagtACATCgcaaggtaccagtctacttCAACGGAATTACTTTTCGTGACGTCCGCGGACGTAAATGACGTCAGAGCCATGTGAGAGTTTTCTAGTGCGTAACAATGTTGTCTGAGATCCTAAAATATATGCATCTGTTTGTGGTTCCGCTACGTCGACGTCGTTCCTTGAATGAATCTGTCCATCTGTGGATTTTTGTTAAACATGCCCGTCTGAAGCAAATGTGTCACGTAATCTTGCGCCATACAAACGGCAATCATCATTCATCATTCAACActgaagttattgagcggaaaccttTATTATAATAGTTACAGCGATTTTGACCTTGTTCCCACAGATCCAAATTTAATCTAAAGGGAAATATGTACATGCAACACACCGCGTTCAAAAGTATACACTGAAGGTAGCGAGGAAGCCGTTTGTTCTCAGTATATTTTAGTGTCAGCCATGAACCATGGCcctaaaaacaaacacattcacACAAAGTAAGTCGCATgagcttgttaaaaaaaagtgCATCACCATACATTACATCATAGCGAAAACCGATTGCTCGATTTTTAGCAGTTGGCATTGACCCCATAAACACTAAATATGTCACCACAAAGTACGTCTACATGATGATGATTcctatagttattgagcggaaataaACACCAGTTTGACAGTCGTCCCAAAACGAAATCCTCATTATTATAACCCATGTTCGTTGAAAAGCTGgttaacatcaacaacaacgaAAATAACCAACACAAAACAGATTTTAAAGAGCGTATGCGAAAACAATGACAACATAGCAAACAACATCGAATTAAGGCGAACTCTAGATATTACACACTTataagaatgaatgaaaaaaagaagttCATAAATGGAATATTATGTTCAGCAGTCTACGTCACTATCGTCTAACACCTTGGTTTCATATACAGATTCCCATTTCCTTCGGTTATTCCTGTAGACGCGAGTGCTGCGGACAAACACCCTCTCGGTAGTCGGGGGTAGCCTGAAAaattgtgtttgtgtgtgtattttttaaattattttgtgcGCTaaaaccagtgtgtgtataccacgtgataaattgcgtcttAAAGGCTACGTCGGAAGACAATATTTttcttcgaatgaagactttaaagaaagataacttcactatttcttcaccattttgaatgaaacatagcgcagtcgaTGCCGCTTACGGaaccccgccttcggtcttttaccagagtttgattgagcgtttagtttcttaaaacacttcgacaaacattttcacaatacggccgccTGAcgctttcaaaacatttttttggaaacaggtttgtctaagtgtttgattaaactaatcaccttatcaaacttcggtaataacagaaggcggggctctttaagcggcatagactgccctttgtttcatttaaaatggtgtagtaaaagaaaaaaaatatctttgatttaagtcttcatgtTGCATTCCGACGTAGCTTATATAGagggtatttgtttatttcagtgtaagatcgtattttatttcacgagtgtcatagaaaaacatatttttgaaaatatagtttttctatgatcacgagtggaataaaatacgatcttacactgaaataaacaaatgttctgtttattttatgcttattttcctatttttataaaattttaatttattttcttaatgaccctctttttgaaaagggtgttattttcGCCTCTaaccgtggggcgcccctcatgcaaaattatagccgtcaatttttctatttccggtttgttgttctctgatattctgttttatagtttattattcgctcgttttatAGCGCAATGATTTTATGAACAGTGATCGATGAAGTTTCATAATTGCATCCATGTTCCAAATATAacgaaaacagttttattttaagcaaggtatgaatacataaccaaattactacgccgtcATTTATTGAACggaaatttgaaaggtcgaatgtgttgGCAAATCAATTGCGGAcaatcattggatataaaacattttcttagtttcagagtgtgtttcatgatacatggatattcagccATCTTattgtcagagaccagtctgttttgcttgaagagAGGTCGATTTTCAGGTAATGATCAGGACcgcgctagtttgttgacaaattttgaggcgtgggtggggtaaaaaaatcaaatcgatattttcactgtttttattcactgataaaactccatatttcatcgaaaagcatgaaagaaatgacgttagttatcacgtgatatacacacactgaatacgTTTTCGCAAATAAGGAATGATTTTCGATGCTCCAGGTAATGTCTGAATTTAACGAatgcattaaatttatttcaaaactgctATAATCCCTTTTCTTAGTTGCATGTTCGAGTACTTACATTTCTTACCCTGCATGGAAGCAGACAAAGTTCATTTTCTCAGAACATGATGCAATCGCCCATTTGAAGTCATTTTCCAGCGACATGTAGACGCAGTTCTTGGTGTTGTCCTCATTTGTGTGGCTGCTGGAAGCCCAGTTGTTGTAAACAAGCGCTTGTGTGTCGCTCATTGTTTTCCATTCACTCGGATTCAGGAGGTCGGTGATGTCAAGCCAGTACTTGCCAGGATGAATCGCATCTGCGCATcgaaaatattgatatacatgtatattcaaatgaaaagcTTGAACTTTATTGAATTACATGCTAGTATAAAGATGTCAAATAGTTATTGATAAACTCTCGTGAGCCTACTGACAACTCCGTGTACGAGTTTTTGTGCATCTGAGATAAACCACAGGCATTTTACTATTTGCATTTTCCTAAAATGTCGGTTAAAGGTGAACTGAACCGTAATTtctatttcttaattttatcaCTTGTCTTTTCTTAACGCATTACATATTTAGATCAGTATCTTATTTATATGTATCTAAGGCATAGACTATTTTCagatgtattgtttatttcgtATTATATTTGAACTCTCACAACCTGAGTTCATTTATGGGACAAAAAACACTAACAGCGTATTGGATAAAATAGGGTCTGGTACATTTACCACCTgccaatttttttatatgattacaTTAAAAGACGTG
Coding sequences within:
- the LOC128208930 gene encoding perlucin-like protein — translated: MLHNFFVIILGVFIASGASVCPDGYCRHSDGCFRTVGLNVTWIDAKSYCTVLGGVLLSPTSSASQATAEGALRRSKDAIHPGKYWLDITDLLNPSEWKTMSDTQALVYNNWASSSHTNEDNTKNCVYMSLENDFKWAIASCSEKMNFVCFHAGLPPTTERVFVRSTRVYRNNRRKWESVYETKVLDDSDVDC
- the LOC128209062 gene encoding uncharacterized protein LOC128209062 isoform X4; its protein translation is MENVSVKIEERVVQGDERQVAGAEAREEFSETVKDIDDIQTPSKACTNDTEKNRDVDEKDQPAKSDTVAGLDKGADGEKADAIESDQNVQDEEDKSQEEEDKDQVNGDPPEDEEQRTKLFQEGLQYDKDGNRTEALKCYLKCLVGLKENSRFALLPQCLRNIGDIYFSRDEYEKAISFIQAEKLYYESVLIDDSELQRHIDEASGQASTEEINMDTLRATEYEQLARLCMDEKQPLYYRPQLALEYAGKATKLRQKVFGDGHPVVQQTLDFFATVYAEVGKVQYTESMTKYDPSEKPDLSGETTGSGDSAPPSPTNEPTSILRKRKSTGDDQRTRRVTFDESQIPPDATNDRGWTQLKERCARFVLLLLFFTLLLVLLILGVYISCSLTQSTGCRNVRRLIYDAVMRLRYLYYHYTTTAQDVHYA
- the LOC128209062 gene encoding uncharacterized protein LOC128209062 isoform X1, with amino-acid sequence MLGFGFVIIFTTEANVSLILCLEMENVSVKIEERVVQGDERQVAGAEAREEFSETVKDIDDIQTPSKACTNDTEKNRDVDEKDQPAKSDTVAGLDKGADGEKADAIESDQNVQDEEDKSQEEEDKDQVNGDPPEDEEQRTKLFQEGLQYDKDGNRTEALKCYLKCLVGLKENSRFALLPQCLRNIGDIYFSRDEYEKAISFIQAEKLYYESVLIDDSELQRHIDEASGQASTEEINMDTLRATEYEQLARLCMDEKQPLYYRPQLALEYAGKATKLRQKVFGDGHPVVQQTLDFFATVYAEVGKVQYTESMTKYDPSEKPDLSGETTGSGDSAPPSPTNEPTSILRKRKSTGDDQRTRRVTFDESQIPPDATNDRGWTQLKERCARFVLLLLFFTLLLVLLILGVYISCSLTQSTGCRNVRRLIYDAVMRLRYLYYHYTTTAQDVHYA
- the LOC128209062 gene encoding uncharacterized protein LOC128209062 isoform X3 translates to MLGFGFVIIFTTEANVSLILCLEMENVSVKIEERVVQGDERQVAGAEAREEFSETVKDIDDIQTPSKACTNDTEKNRDVDEKDQPAKSDTVAGLDKGADGEKADAIESDQNVQDEEDKSQEEEDKDQVNGDPPEDEEQRTKLFQEGLQYDKDGNRTEALKCYLKCLVGLKENSRFALLPQCLRNIGDIYFSRDEYEKAISFIQAEKLYYESVLIDDSELQRHIDEASGQASTEEINMDTLRATEYEQLARLCMDEKQPQLALEYAGKATKLRQKVFGDGHPVVQQTLDFFATVYAEVGKVQYTESMTKYDPSEKPDLSGETTGSGDSAPPSPTNEPTSILRKRKSTGDDQRTRRVTFDESQIPPDATNDRGWTQLKERCARFVLLLLFFTLLLVLLILGVYISCSLTQSTGCRNVRRLIYDAVMRLRYLYYHYTTTAQDVHYA
- the LOC128209062 gene encoding uncharacterized protein LOC128209062 isoform X2 — protein: MLGFGFVIIFTTEANVSLILCLEMENVSVKIEERVVQGDERQVAGAEAREEFSETVKDIDDIQTPSKACTNDTEKNRDVDEKDQPAKSDTVAGLDKGADGEKADAIESDQNVQDEEDKSQEEEDKDQVNGDPPEDEEQRTKLFQEGLQYDKDGNRTEALKCYLKCLVGLKENSRFALLPQCLRNIGDIYFSRDEYEKAISFIQAEKLYYESVLIDDSELQRHIDEASGQASTEEINMDTLRATEYEQLARLCMDEKQPLYYRPQLALEYAGKATKLRQKVFGDGHPVVQQTLDFFATVYAEVGKVQYTESMTKYDPSEKPDLSGETTGSGDSAPPSPTNEPTSILRKRKSTGDDQRTRRVTFDESQIPPDATNDREERCARFVLLLLFFTLLLVLLILGVYISCSLTQSTGCRNVRRLIYDAVMRLRYLYYHYTTTAQDVHYA